The following proteins are co-located in the Microbacterium immunditiarum genome:
- a CDS encoding ammonium transporter, protein MDSGNLAWSVAATALVLFMTPGVAFFYGGLVKAKSVVSMMMMSFGALALVGVLWVLYGFNMSAVESPWAFAGNPFSDFGLANADSDTLVGATYGATFAIITVALISGAIADRAKFGAWMIFAGIWATLVYFPVAAWVWGGGWVMSLGETFGFSTSVIDYAGGTAVHINAGAAALGLALVLGKRIGFQKGIQKPHNVPLVLLGASILWFGWFGFNAGAEGTFGLLGTPDSSVGLIVVNTLGATAAAIIGWLIVEKFKDGKATSVGAASGAVAGLVAITPSCANLTPGWALLLGVVAGAVCALAVELKWKLGYDDSLDVVGIHLVGGLIGTIYLGFFATETGLFLGGGWEQLVLQVVAAIGVLLYSFVAAWVIGFAVEKTIGFRIKNEDELAGVDTVVHGEEGYLLADRT, encoded by the coding sequence ATGGACAGCGGTAACCTCGCCTGGTCCGTCGCAGCGACGGCCTTGGTGCTCTTCATGACGCCGGGAGTGGCGTTCTTCTACGGTGGGCTGGTCAAGGCGAAGAGCGTCGTCAGCATGATGATGATGAGCTTCGGCGCGCTCGCGCTCGTCGGCGTGCTGTGGGTTCTCTACGGGTTCAACATGAGCGCCGTCGAGAGTCCTTGGGCGTTCGCCGGCAACCCGTTCTCGGACTTCGGCCTCGCCAACGCCGACAGCGACACGCTCGTCGGCGCGACCTACGGTGCGACGTTCGCGATCATCACCGTCGCCCTGATCTCGGGCGCGATCGCCGACCGCGCGAAGTTCGGCGCATGGATGATCTTCGCCGGCATCTGGGCGACGCTCGTCTACTTCCCGGTCGCGGCCTGGGTCTGGGGCGGCGGCTGGGTCATGAGCCTCGGTGAGACCTTCGGGTTCTCGACGAGCGTCATCGACTATGCGGGTGGTACCGCCGTGCACATCAACGCCGGTGCCGCGGCCCTCGGCCTCGCGCTCGTGCTCGGCAAGCGCATCGGCTTCCAGAAGGGCATCCAGAAGCCGCACAACGTCCCGCTCGTGCTCCTCGGGGCCTCGATCCTGTGGTTCGGCTGGTTCGGCTTCAACGCGGGCGCGGAGGGCACCTTCGGCCTGCTGGGCACCCCGGACTCGAGCGTCGGCCTCATCGTCGTGAACACGCTCGGCGCCACCGCCGCCGCGATCATCGGCTGGCTCATCGTCGAGAAGTTCAAGGACGGCAAGGCCACGTCGGTCGGCGCCGCCTCGGGTGCGGTCGCGGGTCTCGTCGCGATCACCCCCTCGTGCGCCAACCTGACCCCCGGCTGGGCGCTCCTGCTCGGCGTCGTCGCCGGCGCCGTGTGCGCCCTCGCGGTCGAGCTCAAGTGGAAGCTCGGCTACGACGACTCGCTCGACGTGGTCGGCATCCACCTCGTCGGCGGCCTCATCGGCACGATCTACCTCGGCTTCTTCGCGACCGAGACGGGCCTCTTCCTCGGCGGTGGATGGGAGCAGCTCGTGCTGCAGGTCGTCGCGGCGATCGGCGTGCTCCTCTACTCCTTCGTGGCTGCGTGGGTCATCGGCTTCGCGGTCGAGAAGACGATCGGCTTCCGCATCAAGAACGAGGACGAGCTCGCGGGCGTCGACACCGTCGTGCACGGCGAAGAGGGCTACCTTCTGGCCGATCGGACCTGA
- the zapE gene encoding cell division protein ZapE, with protein sequence MTTTAARSGIVRLAERAPQLSGAEMVAQLVPPPQFDQATFESYQADPAYPSQQEAKDLLISFAGGGAAPAKGGFFKRAKKGPELKPGVYLDGGFGVGKTHLLAAIYHAMPVRRKYFGSFIEYTALVGALGYKNTVDLFRGADLLCIDEFELDDPGDTMVMTRLLGELVAGGTRLAATSNTPPNALGEGRFAAQDFLREIHAMAASFQTIRIDGTDYRHRAVDGHAVSLDADAYEAEITDAATRGLVSDDAFSDLISHLARVHPSRYIRLIEGLSLVGLRDVAEFDDQSAALRFVAFIDRVYDAQIPIRATGVTLDGVFPAEMLAGGYRKKYLRAISRLVASTLA encoded by the coding sequence ATGACAACGACTGCGGCACGCTCCGGCATCGTGCGCCTCGCTGAGCGGGCGCCCCAGCTGTCCGGCGCCGAGATGGTCGCTCAGCTCGTTCCGCCGCCGCAGTTCGACCAGGCGACGTTCGAGTCGTATCAGGCAGACCCGGCGTATCCGTCGCAGCAGGAGGCGAAGGACCTCCTCATCTCGTTCGCAGGCGGTGGAGCGGCGCCCGCGAAGGGCGGGTTCTTCAAGCGCGCGAAGAAGGGTCCGGAGCTCAAGCCCGGCGTCTACCTCGACGGCGGCTTCGGCGTCGGCAAGACCCACCTGCTCGCCGCGATCTATCACGCGATGCCCGTGCGACGGAAGTACTTCGGCTCGTTCATCGAGTACACGGCTCTCGTCGGCGCACTCGGGTACAAGAACACGGTCGACCTCTTCCGCGGCGCCGACCTCCTCTGCATCGACGAGTTCGAGCTGGACGACCCGGGCGACACGATGGTGATGACGCGCCTGCTCGGCGAGCTGGTCGCAGGCGGCACGCGCCTCGCGGCGACGAGCAACACCCCGCCCAACGCCCTCGGCGAGGGCCGCTTCGCAGCGCAGGACTTCCTGCGCGAGATCCACGCGATGGCCGCGAGCTTCCAGACCATCCGCATCGACGGCACGGACTATCGGCACCGCGCGGTCGACGGACACGCGGTCTCTCTCGACGCCGATGCATATGAGGCCGAGATCACGGATGCGGCGACTCGCGGCCTCGTCTCGGACGACGCGTTCTCCGACCTCATCTCCCACCTCGCGCGCGTGCACCCGTCGCGGTACATCCGCCTCATCGAGGGACTGTCCCTCGTCGGCCTCCGCGATGTCGCCGAATTCGACGACCAGTCCGCCGCCCTGCGGTTCGTCGCGTTCATCGACCGTGTCTACGACGCCCAGATCCCCATCCGCGCCACCGGCGTCACGCTCGACGGCGTCTTCCCCGCGGAGATGCTCGCGGGCGGCTACCGCAAGAAGTACCTGCGGGCCATCTCTCGCCTCGTCGCGTCCACCCTCGCGTGA